A stretch of the Longimicrobium sp. genome encodes the following:
- a CDS encoding carbohydrate binding domain-containing protein — MLRRSLLPLALAAAILSACTDEGIVDPVATAVEPGAGPRFSGGVAPDPQPRLYSNGNKSLGWAYRRAFTTATRITTDSISAYHRIGDTEWSIYNSFYNGVVDDSIKAWAGDTRLNLNPSFIAALLVIESGLKPHVYEAGGFTYGFAQMGPTSDNGLIQHIDEHPDFAWMKPQVHPAYAATNGYSRSPANPTDSAQLSQWYFSDPLKTTRAMVYHIKHIENLWKGTHKVTWGNGRHSWWRPADSRLAFSPGDTSYAALAVTVYGRAPTETEMFDLVAASYNRGYPWVEKQLIKYGANWVNQLKADALTGPCLKPASAGPRDSLDLRREAACYVDRARHYTILFQNVNTEMNTGKEVLDNFDTDALTRWTTYQGPSSVVTRTVPPASEAHYGTAVDEGLGLRVDYNIAASSWGGVGRWYSSAQNWKTRTTIGATEGIGFWYYGNGRDLNSGAGVVVTVELQDNKSADPALQGVDTAERWTFSFRDNFIGWRYIDVPWTAFTRGSWQPHASTPNDGLTLTEVWGISISPQSSARWFRIDQFRLVQDRPWT, encoded by the coding sequence ATGCTGCGTCGCTCCCTCCTTCCGCTGGCCCTCGCGGCCGCGATCCTTTCCGCATGCACCGACGAGGGGATCGTGGACCCCGTCGCCACGGCCGTCGAGCCGGGCGCGGGGCCGCGGTTCTCCGGGGGCGTGGCCCCCGACCCGCAGCCCCGGCTGTACTCCAACGGCAACAAGTCGCTTGGCTGGGCCTACCGCCGCGCCTTTACCACGGCCACGCGCATCACCACCGACAGCATCAGCGCGTACCACCGCATCGGCGACACCGAGTGGTCCATCTACAACTCGTTCTACAACGGCGTGGTAGACGACTCCATCAAGGCGTGGGCGGGAGATACGCGGCTGAACCTGAACCCGTCGTTCATCGCGGCGCTGCTGGTGATCGAAAGCGGGCTGAAGCCGCACGTGTACGAGGCGGGCGGCTTCACCTACGGCTTCGCGCAGATGGGCCCCACCTCCGACAACGGGCTGATCCAGCACATCGACGAGCACCCCGACTTCGCCTGGATGAAGCCGCAGGTGCATCCGGCGTACGCGGCCACCAACGGCTACTCGCGGTCGCCGGCCAACCCCACCGACTCCGCGCAGCTTTCGCAGTGGTACTTCAGCGACCCGCTCAAGACCACGCGTGCCATGGTGTACCACATCAAGCACATCGAGAACCTGTGGAAGGGCACGCACAAGGTCACCTGGGGCAATGGCAGGCACTCGTGGTGGCGCCCGGCCGACAGCCGGCTGGCGTTCTCGCCGGGCGATACCTCGTACGCGGCCCTGGCGGTGACGGTGTACGGACGCGCGCCGACGGAAACGGAGATGTTCGACCTGGTGGCGGCCAGCTACAACCGCGGCTATCCCTGGGTAGAGAAGCAGCTGATCAAGTACGGAGCCAACTGGGTGAACCAGCTCAAGGCCGACGCCCTCACCGGCCCCTGCCTGAAGCCGGCGAGCGCGGGCCCGCGCGACAGCCTCGACCTGCGCCGTGAAGCCGCGTGCTACGTGGACCGCGCGCGCCACTACACGATCCTGTTCCAGAACGTCAACACCGAGATGAACACCGGCAAGGAGGTGCTCGACAACTTCGACACCGACGCCCTGACCCGGTGGACCACGTACCAGGGGCCCAGCTCGGTGGTGACCCGCACCGTTCCTCCCGCCTCCGAGGCGCACTATGGAACGGCGGTAGACGAGGGGCTTGGACTGCGGGTGGACTACAACATCGCCGCAAGCAGTTGGGGCGGGGTGGGACGATGGTACTCGTCGGCGCAGAACTGGAAGACGCGAACCACCATCGGCGCCACGGAGGGGATCGGGTTCTGGTACTACGGCAACGGCCGCGACCTGAACAGCGGGGCGGGCGTGGTGGTGACCGTGGAGCTGCAGGACAACAAGAGCGCCGACCCCGCGCTGCAGGGCGTGGACACCGCCGAGCGGTGGACGTTCAGCTTCCGCGACAACTTCATCGGGTGGCGGTACATCGACGTGCCGTGGACGGCCTTCACACGAGGAAGTTGGCAGCCGCACGCGTCCACTCCCAACGACGGACTGACGCTCACCGAGGTGTGGGGGATCAGCATCTCGCCGCAGAGCAGCGCGCGGTGGTTCCGCATCGACCAGTTCCGCCTGGTACAGGACCGGCCCTGGACCTGA
- a CDS encoding thioesterase family protein, with product MPPSPQWCTVEFRARYSETDQMGIIYHPNYLTWCEMGRTELIRQLWKPYSQVERDGVLLAVTDATLRYHASARYEDLIRVTTTLEQVRSRAVSFTYLVERVEDDGTTTRLCTARTGLTALDRAGAPRKLPADVLEAFRRAAAPEPV from the coding sequence ATGCCGCCCAGCCCGCAGTGGTGCACCGTGGAGTTCCGCGCACGGTACTCCGAGACGGACCAGATGGGGATCATCTATCACCCCAACTACCTCACCTGGTGCGAGATGGGGCGTACGGAGCTGATCCGGCAGCTGTGGAAGCCGTACTCGCAGGTGGAGCGCGACGGCGTGCTGCTGGCGGTCACCGACGCCACGCTGCGCTACCATGCGTCCGCCCGGTACGAGGACCTGATCCGCGTGACAACGACGCTGGAGCAGGTGCGCTCCCGCGCCGTGTCGTTCACCTACCTGGTGGAGCGGGTGGAGGACGACGGAACCACCACGCGTCTGTGCACCGCGCGCACGGGGCTGACGGCGCTGGACCGCGCAGGCGCGCCGCGCAAGCTGCCGGCAGACGTACTCGAAGCCTTCCGCCGCGCCGCGGCCCCGGAGCCCGTATGA